One Triticum dicoccoides isolate Atlit2015 ecotype Zavitan chromosome 3B, WEW_v2.0, whole genome shotgun sequence genomic window, CAAAAGAACTACCCTGATCAAGCATACATAAGCATAAAAAGATCAAACATGCTCATTATGCATTTTCTTTTTAAATGTGATACACAATAAGCATAAGCAACCACTAGGAAAATAACTTCCTATCTACATGCCCTATTATCAGCAACAAGAACATTAGGTAAGGAATAATAGAATATTTCCAATGCAATCTGTCTCCATCCCTAACACTGCGGCAACAGTCTCCAGCATCATTGCGCGGCAGCCATACCTCCTCTGCAACCCAATTTGAAGGGTCAGCTTCAGAACATGATAAACTTCGAAGTACAATACAGGAGACCAAGATGATAAACTGGTGCAAAAGTCATGATTAACAGGTACCCTCTCTGTCTGAACCATTTTCTTGCACATATGGATGTGCTAACAATACAACTAGCATTAAAGCTGAATATATGTCCATGTTTCCTAGCAAACAAAAATCTTGTACAAACTAGCATTGAAGCTGAATATATTCCCATAACAACTAGCAGCACCAGCTTATGAAACCACATATATATTCCCATCTAATTTATTCTAATGGAAGTTAAATTAAGAGATGTATTGCAAATGTCTGAAGCAATGTTATGTGCTATATCCATCTCATTATCTGAAGGCAGGCAAACTAAGATTTCACCCAACCTACAACAGTTGCTGCCACAACCAAACTACATAGTAGTTCTACCTGCAATAGATGGAGGCAATTGTCTCACCTGCGGTAGCTGTCCAGGAGCAAGTTGAGGACGGTCGGGGCAGTAGCAGCAGGAGAAGCGCGCCAGCCTCTTTGGAAACCTTCATGGCGTGCAGATGTGTTGTCTGGCAAGGCTCGGCAATCAAGCTTATTGATCCATAGTGGAAGACTACAGCCTGGGTACATCACAAGTTGTGAGACATTTTCCCTCAAAGAAATAAAACATTGCAGTACAGAAACTTTCACACAAATTAACAGTTCAGTACAGAATCTGCAAAACAAATTGACAGATAAGAATTGGAACACTTTCTTATAAGTCCCAGCAACAGGATGAAAAAGGCGAAGAGGAACACTATGGTACTTGATCAGGTCGTCAGGGCAGGACGAAGCATACAAAGGCTAAAGCGGATGCTATTTCACCGAGTAGCCAGATGTGGTATAGTGGACGGACAAACAGAGCATTAATCCAAACCAAACCAATGGCGATGATGGTAAACAACAATGGCTTTGTCAGCATCttcatcagagagagagagagagagagtgaaagagCATGGTGCAAATGGTATCATGTGGCCCTCCCTCATGTGCAGCCAGCAGCTAGCCACAACaacacctcaacaaggcatgcagcATGATGAGTGCCTCATCTTCCAGTGCCATGAATCATAAGGATCAAGGACTACTCGATCAGCAGCAGAGGGCGCAAAAACAAATCAACACTTGCAATTAGCTAGTGGGTTATCATTAAGACCACGAGTGTCAGCTGGGGCCAAGGCATGTTAGTCAGAGGTCAGAAGAACACCACACCAGCAGGAGCAGCCCACACTTGTGCGGTTCAACAAGTATACCAAGAATTGTCATAGAACAATGCTCGCACTAACCAACAACTACACTAGCAGTGAGCTGCCCCCCAACAGTTTTGCACCCGTAATGCTAATTTGGGGAGAGTAAAGTTTACAAGAAAATCGAGGCAGGCATACCTGCTTCTTCTTCCTGGCGAGGTTCCAGATCCATGTGTTACGCTCGTGCGGGCTCCTCCTCACCGACGTCTGATGCATATAACAAAATTCCAGAATAAATCGCCGAAAATAAACTGCATCCTCGAAATCTCGCCACCACCTAAGCTAATCTAATCTAATCTGGAGCAAGCAGCTAGCTAAgacacgaggaggaggaggggcggcgagGAAGGCTTACGCAGACCTAGGTCTTGTAGAGGTTGGTCTCGTCGAATCCGGAGATGACCTCCTCCACGAAGTAGCGCACCGGGTTGAAGCGGCCGCGCTCCCGCAGCATGAGCGACGCCTTGTCCCGCTTCTTCTCCGCCGCCGCGGAGCCCGCGCCAGGCCCATCGCCGCCCCCGAAAGACGAGGCGGCCGAGATGTCCCTCGTGGCGCTCCCCGCGTCCAGGATGGCCTCCAGGTAGCTGTTGATCCAGTCGTTCCCCACCATCGCGCCACCCGCGCGCACACCGCTCCGGCGCTCTCGGGCGGCGAGGTGAGGTGAGATGCGGTGGGGGATCGGGAGGTCGGTGGGGTGGGGGATCGGAGAAGCGGTGGGGGTCGGGAGGTGGGTAGGGANNNNNNNNNNNNNNNNNNNNNNNNNNNNNNNNNNNNNNNNNNNNNNNNNNNNNNNNNNNNNNNNNNNNNNNNNNNNNNNNNNNNNNNNNNNNNNNNNNNNNNNNNNNNNNNNNNNNNNNNNNNNNNNNNNNNNNNNNNNNNNNNNNNNNNNNNNNNNNNNNNNNNNNNNNNNNNNNNNNNNNNNNNNNNNNNNNNNNNNNNNNNNNNNNNNNNNNNNNNNNNNNNNNNNNNNNNNNNNNNNNNNNNNNNNNNNNNNNNNNNNNNNNNNNNNNNNNNNNNNNNNNNNNNNNNNNNNNNNNNNNNNNNNNNNNNNNNNNNNNNNNNNNNNNNNNNNNNNNNNNNNNNNNNNNNNNNNNNNNNNNNNNNNNNNNNNNNNNNNNNNNNNNNNNNNNNNNNNNNNNNNNNNNNNNNNNNNNNNNNNNNNNNNNNNNNNNNNNNNNNNNNNNNNNNNNNNNNNNNNNNNNNNNNNNNNNNNNNNNNNNNNNNNNNNNNNNNNNNNNNNNNNNNNNNNNNNNNNNNNNNNNNNNNNNNNNNNNNNNNNNNNNNNNNNNNNNNNNNNNNNNNNNNNNNNNNNNNNNNNNNNNNNNNNNNNNNNNNNNNNNNNNNNNNNNNNNNNNNNNNNNNNNNNNNNNNNNNNNNNNNNNNNNNNNNNNNNNNNNNNNNNNNNNNNNNNNNNNNNNNNNNNNNNNNNNNNNNNNNNNGAGGAGTGGTGTgcgggggagaggaggagaggggggaggagtgGTGTGCCCGCGAGGGGGGAGGAGTGGGTGAGTGGTGGCATtttgccaatgacaggtgggcccgcgaggaattaggcccacatgtcagtgtcctcaACGACATGTGGTATAGGTGAGGGGAGCTGCTTTTGGGTGGGTGGGTGTGGGGAGAGGGTGAGGGGTTTGGGTCGTTGGATCTGGCAGGATCCGACGGTCTCTAATGcttgatccgcgtgacatgccCATTGACCAATCAGAGTGAAGTGCAGGCTTTGATGATGTTATGACCATCTAAAATGGTCGTAATCAAttttcattttttgagtgcccaaaatgagtttttttgtgaaggacctaccatatatttgttgcaaaattggaccaaatcatttttctaaaatactaggcaatttttaatgcacaattgaccaaatgattgggtgtaaaaagttttgatccacctctggtgaaaaagacaaattcccgccgattcagctggaagcgggtcaaatttgaactatagctgccttataatttgctctttattttttccaaaaatcatttctaggtacataagtatctatttaatcagagaaacaccaaaagttttccaagattcaaccactagctaggaacggtcatgcccgctgttttgaccgcattttgaaacgggcatacaaaattcaaaaaaaatcaaaaaaattggaaaaccttcgcattgtgtcattatatgtgaccaactttccaggaaaaataataaacttgtaatatggaaactattttagaaaagtgttctcgaaatgagctatcatgcgtgaagattcaaggctttctagccaaatgatcaatcttatggccacattcatggcatagtttgttcaaatgatctcatatcgtgcacaagggggcatcttggaattccaaacaacgttgggagttttcattttcttttcacggaaaatacattttccatttttcgagtggccGAAATGAGGGTTTttcgtgaaggacctaccatatatttgttgcaaaattggacctaatcaattttataaaatactaggccatatttaatgcacaattgaaaaaatggttgggtgtcaaaagttttgatccacctctagtgaaaaagacaaattaccgtcgattcagctggaagcgggtcaaatttgaactgtagctgcctcatagtttgctatttattttttccaaaaatcatttcttgttacataagtacctatttaatcagagaaacaccaaaaaaatccaattttcaaccactagctaggaacggtcaaccccgccattttgaccgcattttgaaacgggcataaaaaattcaaaaaatcaaaaaattggaaaaccttcgcattgtgttattatatgtggccaagtttccagcaaaaataataaacttgtaatatggaaattattttaaaaagtgttctcaaaaataagctatcatgcatgaagattcatggctatcaagccaaatgatcaatcttatggccacattcatggcatagtttgttcaaatgacctcatatagtgcacaagggtgcatcttggaatgacaaacaatgttgcctaaggaagttttcattttctttggacggaaaattcattttccatttttcgagtgcctgaaatgagtttttttgtgaaggacctgccatatatttgttgcaaaattggaccaaatcaattttataaaatactaggccatatataattcacaattgacaaaatggttgggtgtcaaaatttttgatccacctcttgtgaaaaagaaaaattcccgctgatttagttggaagcgggtcaaatttgaactgtagctacctcgtagtttgctctttattttttccaaaaattatttctaggtacataactatctatttaatcagagaaacaccaaaatattacaagattcaaccactagctaggaacggtcaagcccattgttttgaccgcattttgaaacaggcataaagaattcaaaaaaaatcaaaaaaaggaaaacctccgcattgtgtcattatatgtgaccaagtttccagaaaaaataataaacttgtaatacggtaattattttaaaaaaatgttctcaggaatgagctatcatgcgtgaagattcatggctttcaagccaaatgatcaatcttatggacacattcatggcatagtttattaaaatgatctcatattatgcacaggggtgcatcttggaattccaaacaatgttgcctaaggaagttttcattttctttgcacggaaaattcatttttcgttttctgagtgcccgaaatgaggtttttttgtgaaggaactaccaaataatttttgaaaaatggaccaaatcaattttataaaatattaggccatgtttaatgcacaattgacaaaatggttgggtgtaaaaagttttgatccacctctggtgaaaaagacaaattgcggcccattcagttggaagcgggtcaaatttgaactgcaggtgcctcatagtttgctatttattttttcccaaaatcatttctaggtacgtaagtatctatttaattagaaatACATGGTTTCATggtgagacatcgaggtttggacggtggtcgagggccccaactctagagcgcgtaagctcgcatgcctgccgcgtggtcaccgcgtgaccgtggcattgccatgcgttctgggcagcctaggcatgtctagtgggttgggcactccccaggtaggtgctaggaagaaaatcacaacataagattctcacgaggagaccgatcgatggtcaaacatgaataagcaaccaagtgtttgatttgcggtacgggaaatgcccatggctaatgggcgtgagttttggctgaggatgatcatatactaagaagaatgtcttcacaaatttttagggaaatcaagaatatataaataacacttccttcacaaagtgctgctctgaacaggataggaaaatgaatattgttgagttatttttgaactaggcaaggaaggtttttgacatatttgatgaagatatgatccaaacaatttatgagaattttttgggaatttttggaataacagaaatatagcttgcttcacaacctagggcaaaaattgacacatggacatgacacataggcaaaactgatgagatggcgcctagtcatcacaacccaccacaatctacaaggctatgaccatctatattggtcgttaacaacaagaaataaggcagcagaccagcgttgtttgctttatgaccatttcgtgtaaggaaattacgacctttctgaccaaaatggtcgcaatggtttagggtttggagccccccgaacagcttttgaccaattggtctcaaatggtcatagatctatgaccaattcttccagggtcactgacagaaggtcactagttgacatatttcttgtagtgacagtGAAATTATATTTGGTGagagagctagtgtgcttgacacaccggctgtggactgtagccgacggaccttctcacgtaagccataggcatactatacaccgacggtgctccaggatatgttGTACTGCatttcacacggttggtgataataaactctgtgggatctacttgatttttcatcttgatttgaattacataatggggtcacatcggcaatggacggtgtttgaattgctagaccttttatctccaGTGAACATGTAACTATATGTGTCTCATAAAAAATtgaaattatttcgggttcgtttccaaatttatacattaaattggttttctagccatttcagatgcacaattcaaaattaaagcacatgcacatgctacaatgcaccaacatgggttgtaaaatcatatatgtgtccatgggtttatgcttatgtcccatgcaagaaatggggatgaattttgaacaccacggcaccgtggctctccggtaaatgttgaggtacttgcttttataattctagtaaatccaaaacccgtctgaaattcatgaaccttggcatgctatcatggaatggcatcaacatgctggggtaaaaaatattgtcccatttggggcaggttatggtataagcttctcacaaaccagagcatctcacaagaagcctcatggttccgttagggaaacgtgtcacctttgtggacaaaacgatattcatcacctcttcttcctttcaatttttttcctagtgtcaacatagaacaataggagtgtcttgttaaattttgaattttttcggagatcgtttggacatttttatacgttaattgagttttctagtcatttatgtgcataattcaaaattgaactacatgcacatgctccagtccataaaaatgggttgcaaaatcaaatgtttgtccttgattgcaagcttaggtcacatgcaagaaatgagaatgaatgtcaaacaccttgacaccgtcgctcggccgcaaacattgagatacatggtttttaaattctagtaaatccaaagcttgtctgaaattcatgaaacttggcatgctatcatggagcggcatcaacatgtcatggtaaattttttgtcccatttggggcaggtttggggatatgcttctcacaaaccagagcttctcaaaacaagcatgatggtttctgtagggaacgacccacctttggggatgaaacgatatccattgcctcttattggttcaaaaaaattctcgtgtcaatatagaacaacaagagttttgtgtcaaattttgggatttttcggggttcgtttggacatttttatgcattagctgagttcTCAAtttatttatgtgcataattcaaatttgaactataggcacaaactctaatgcatataaattggttgaaaattcaaatgtgtgtccttggttttaggtcccatgcaagaaatgggaatgaatgtcaaacaccctgccaccgtcactcgacagcaaacattgagatacctggtttttaaattctagtaaatccaaaactcgtctgaaattcatgaaacttggcatgctatcatggagcggcatcaaca contains:
- the LOC119282007 gene encoding probable sucrose-phosphate synthase 4; this encodes MVGNDWINSYLEAILDAGSATRDISAASSFGGGDGPGAGSAAAEKKRDKASLMLRERGRFNPVRYFVEEVISGFDETNLYKT